Genomic segment of bacterium:
ACACTGTCACGAAATACGCGCCCGGAGCGGAGTAATCATACTCCCGCAGGCGGAGCGGACAGCGGGGATCGGGAGGTCGCCGTCGCTCATTCACTTCAACAGCACCATCTTGCGGGTGAAACTGAAATCCCCGGCTGTTATCCGGTAGAAATAGACTCCGCTGGAGAGCTTCTCCCCGCCTCGTCCGCGGCCGTCCCAGTTCACCGTGTACTGCCCCGGAGCGACCACCCGGTCCACCAGGGTCGCCACCACCTGCCCGCGGATGTTGAACACCAGCAGATGAACCGGCAGCGGGGCCTCGCCGCCCACGCTGTAGCTGATCGTGGTGGAGGGGTTGAACGGGTTGGGGACATTCGCCCCCAGGCTGAACGCCCGCGGAAGCGCCGCGCCGGGAGCGCCGGACTCGGGCTCCAGCGGCAGGGCTGAGGGATTCCACTCGATAGAGATTTGTAGCAGTGAAGCACCGCTGTCCGGGTTCGCGATAAGCAAATCCACGACGGTGTCGGCCAGGCTCTGGTCGAGCCGCAACACCAACTGGGCCAGGGTGTCGGGGAACAACTCGGTGGAAACGAGGCTCAAGCCGGGTGTGGAGAACTCGAAGCGGCAGCCGGGCCAGAAATCGAATCCATGGAAAGTCAAGGTATCGAGGCTTTTCTGCGGCCCGAAAAAGAGGCTGTCGTCATCAATGGGATAAGGTATGGGGATACTGGGCCGCACATACAGAAAAACGCTGTCCTGGGCTGTGCCCCCGGTTTCAAATACCACGCGGCGCACACCCAGGGACGCGCCCGCCTCGACAGTCACTCCCAGCCAGATTTGAGACTGGTCGGTGGATACTTTCCCGACTGT
This window contains:
- a CDS encoding T9SS type A sorting domain-containing protein: MNWHLRTVTMLILTALVMTAAGASARTRVDVSPDTLDFGEIPVGQTDSLAFTLTNAGTDSVVLLKRDLEWAYIFIKASVSQDTVRLAPGQECRVWFRLTPLFIVGMTDLWLEYQSFGVNNVTVIIEYKYHPVASDLYLADGQGWEVSRSLHEHRLRVTGSRVAELQDAEVRIVPEAGVTVGKVSTDQSQIWLGVTVEAGASLGVRRVVFETGGTAQDSVFLYVRPSIPIPYPIDDDSLFFGPQKSLDTLTFHGFDFWPGCRFEFSTPGLSLVSTELFPDTLAQLVLRLDQSLADTVVDLLIANPDSGASLLQISIEWNPSALPLEPESGAPGAALPRAFSLGANVPNPFNPSTTISYSVGGEAPLPVHLLVFNIRGQVVATLVDRVVAPGQYTVNWDGRGRGGEKLSSGVYFYRITAGDFSFTRKMVLLK